One window from the genome of Deltaproteobacteria bacterium encodes:
- the lepB gene encoding signal peptidase I yields the protein MRLGTEESGPIAAKGATARALPAAGKSTVREYAEALLVALLAALVIRTFVVQAFKIPSSSMVPTLQIGDHILVNKLAYGLRLPLVGLQLLSFGQPKPGDIIVFIYPVDPSKDFIKRVIAVAGDVVEVRNKRVYVNGTPRDDAHAYFTDGLEDARGGVPRDIYGPTAVPPDHVFVMGDNRDRSYDSRFWGFVSLDEIRGKAFLIYWSWDGADRWVRWERLGDRVY from the coding sequence ATGCGTCTCGGGACTGAAGAGTCAGGGCCGATTGCGGCCAAGGGCGCCACCGCGCGCGCGCTGCCGGCCGCGGGTAAGTCGACCGTGCGCGAGTACGCCGAGGCGCTGTTGGTGGCGCTGCTGGCCGCGCTGGTGATTCGCACCTTCGTCGTGCAGGCCTTCAAGATCCCTTCGAGCTCGATGGTGCCGACGTTGCAGATCGGCGATCACATCTTGGTCAACAAGCTGGCCTACGGCCTCCGGCTGCCGCTGGTGGGCCTGCAACTGCTCAGCTTCGGCCAGCCCAAACCCGGCGATATCATCGTCTTCATTTATCCGGTCGATCCCAGCAAGGACTTCATCAAGCGGGTGATCGCGGTGGCCGGCGACGTGGTCGAGGTGCGCAACAAGCGCGTTTACGTCAATGGCACCCCGCGCGATGATGCCCACGCCTACTTCACCGATGGCCTGGAAGACGCCCGCGGCGGGGTGCCGCGCGACATTTACGGACCCACCGCGGTGCCGCCCGATCATGTCTTCGTCATGGGCGATAATCGCGACCGCAGCTATGACAGCCGCTTCTGGGGTTTCGTCAGTCTCGACGAGATTCGCGGCAAGGCCTTCTTGATCTACTGGTCGTGGGATGGCGCTGATCGCTGGGTGCGTTGGGAGCGCTTGGGCGATCGCGTATACTAA